A single Wolbachia endosymbiont (group A) of Bibio marci DNA region contains:
- the frr gene encoding ribosome recycling factor: MLNEIKAKTKERMLKTIQSFHDDIKGVRTGRASASLLDGIVVNIYGGHQKLNQVAGVSVIDNKTLSIKVWDINVVGEVKNAILNANLNLNPVVEGNTIRIALPDLTQETREKLVKLLHQFAENARIAIRNIRRDIIEELKNMEKNKEISEDDYHNLHDEVQKITNDNIKKIDGELSIKEKDILHH; encoded by the coding sequence ATGTTAAATGAAATAAAAGCTAAAACAAAAGAAAGAATGCTAAAAACTATTCAGTCCTTTCATGATGATATTAAAGGCGTACGCACTGGTAGAGCTAGCGCATCGTTGCTTGATGGTATAGTTGTAAATATCTATGGTGGACATCAAAAGTTAAATCAGGTTGCAGGCGTTTCGGTTATAGATAACAAAACCCTATCAATTAAAGTTTGGGATATTAATGTTGTAGGTGAAGTGAAAAATGCTATATTAAATGCCAACTTGAATTTAAATCCTGTTGTTGAGGGCAATACCATACGTATAGCTCTTCCGGACTTAACACAAGAAACCCGTGAAAAATTAGTGAAGCTATTACACCAATTTGCTGAAAATGCACGAATTGCAATTCGGAATATACGCAGGGATATAATAGAAGAATTAAAAAATATGGAAAAAAATAAAGAAATTTCGGAAGATGATTACCATAACCTTCACGATGAAGTACAAAAAATTACTAATGATAATATAAAAAAGATTGATGGTGAATTGTCCATCAAAGAAAAGGATATATTGCATCACTAA
- the yajC gene encoding preprotein translocase subunit YajC — protein sequence MFISEVFAADATNNASSIGASFTSFIPLILISAVIYFLIIRPQQKKLKEHRKIIDQIKRGDTVVTSGGIIGEVNKVDGANAQFIIEIAPKVEIKVLKSAISEVLNKEAQKVAAKPIEKGKIEKSDKKNKNQPPEESKKGKDDKGKNAA from the coding sequence ATGTTCATTTCTGAAGTTTTTGCAGCAGATGCAACTAACAATGCATCAAGTATCGGCGCATCTTTTACTAGTTTTATTCCATTGATTTTAATATCTGCAGTAATTTATTTTCTTATAATTCGCCCACAACAAAAAAAACTAAAAGAACATAGAAAAATTATAGATCAAATAAAGCGTGGTGATACAGTCGTTACTTCTGGCGGGATAATAGGTGAAGTTAACAAAGTTGATGGAGCAAATGCACAATTTATAATAGAAATAGCACCAAAAGTTGAGATAAAAGTCCTAAAGTCCGCTATATCTGAAGTTTTAAACAAAGAAGCTCAGAAAGTAGCAGCTAAACCAATTGAAAAAGGCAAAATCGAAAAGAGTGATAAAAAGAATAAAAATCAACCACCAGAGGAAAGTAAAAAGGGAAAAGATGATAAAGGCAAAAATGCTGCATAA
- the uppS gene encoding polyprenyl diphosphate synthase, with the protein MLNQESLPKHLAIIMDGNGRWANNQGRVKIDGYKKGSEVAYDIAKYCTDLTIPYLTLYAFSMENWLRPKNETDCLFDLFYSVLTNEDKVNFICNCNIKLNFIGNLSLLSSKILDQIKKAEEMTHKNDGLLLTVAVSYGAKQEITQAISNIIKENIAYVSEEEFEKFLYTKDLPKLDLLIRTGGEKRLSNFLLWQAAYAELYFCDTLWPDFSCQDLSKALEDYTKREKKYGR; encoded by the coding sequence ATGTTGAATCAAGAATCTTTACCGAAACATTTAGCAATTATTATGGATGGTAATGGTAGATGGGCAAACAATCAAGGAAGAGTAAAAATTGATGGTTATAAAAAGGGCAGTGAAGTTGCATACGATATTGCCAAGTATTGTACGGACCTAACCATACCCTACTTAACTTTGTATGCATTCTCTATGGAGAATTGGCTTAGACCCAAAAACGAAACTGACTGTCTATTTGATTTATTTTACTCCGTTTTAACTAATGAAGATAAAGTCAATTTCATTTGCAACTGTAACATTAAGTTGAATTTTATTGGCAATTTAAGTCTGTTATCCAGTAAAATATTGGATCAAATTAAAAAAGCAGAAGAAATGACACATAAGAACGATGGTTTATTACTCACTGTGGCAGTCAGTTACGGAGCAAAGCAAGAAATTACACAAGCTATAAGCAATATTATAAAAGAAAATATTGCTTATGTATCAGAAGAGGAATTTGAAAAATTTCTGTATACTAAAGATCTGCCAAAATTGGATTTATTAATTCGCACTGGCGGCGAAAAAAGGTTAAGCAACTTTTTATTATGGCAAGCAGCTTATGCTGAATTGTATTTTTGTGATACTTTATGGCCTGATTTTTCTTGTCAAGATTTGAGTAAAGCATTAGAAGATTATACAAAAAGAGAGAAAAAGTATGGTAGATAA
- the pyrH gene encoding UMP kinase, whose amino-acid sequence MFPSTNEKSEIKYSRVLFKISGEALMGSKQFGHDMETIGELSKGIVEVCNLGVQVCIVVGGGNIFRGTSASLSGCERASSDYIGMLATIINALILQNFLEKNLVASRVLSAIPMATVCEPYIRRKAIRHLEKGRVVIFAAGTGNPFFTTDTAAALRAVEMNCDVILKGTQVNGVYSADPKKNEDAVMYDRLSYTDLLTRDLKVMDASAISLARENSIPIIVFSLKGEKIVNIIKGQGTYTIVSDCKH is encoded by the coding sequence ATGTTTCCCTCAACAAATGAAAAAAGCGAAATAAAATATTCCAGGGTGTTATTTAAAATCTCTGGTGAGGCTTTGATGGGATCAAAGCAATTTGGTCACGATATGGAGACTATAGGTGAGTTATCTAAAGGCATAGTTGAAGTTTGTAATCTTGGAGTTCAGGTTTGTATTGTTGTTGGTGGTGGGAATATCTTTCGTGGCACATCTGCGTCTTTAAGTGGCTGTGAAAGAGCAAGCAGTGATTATATTGGAATGCTTGCAACTATAATCAATGCTTTAATTTTACAAAACTTTTTAGAAAAAAATTTAGTAGCTTCTAGGGTATTATCTGCAATACCCATGGCCACTGTATGCGAACCTTACATCAGAAGGAAAGCTATTCGTCATTTAGAAAAAGGTAGAGTGGTAATTTTTGCAGCAGGCACAGGCAATCCATTTTTTACTACAGATACAGCTGCAGCTTTACGTGCTGTTGAAATGAATTGTGATGTTATTCTAAAGGGTACGCAAGTAAATGGTGTATACTCCGCTGATCCGAAAAAAAATGAGGATGCTGTAATGTATGATAGGCTTTCTTACACGGATTTATTGACTCGTGATTTAAAAGTTATGGATGCATCAGCAATTTCACTTGCTCGTGAGAATTCTATTCCAATTATAGTTTTTTCTTTGAAGGGAGAAAAAATAGTCAATATTATTAAGGGTCAAGGTACTTATACTATAGTTTCAGATTGTAAACATTAG
- the rnhA gene encoding ribonuclease HI yields MSKKEVIIHTDGACSGNPGAGGWAAIILFQDYRKDIYGREENTTNNKMELTAVINGLKVLKFSCNINLYTDSLYVKYGITEWINKWKMNGWKTSNKKSVKNMELWKELDNVASQHEIDWKWVKAHSGDKYNEEADSLARKAIIDA; encoded by the coding sequence ATGAGTAAAAAAGAAGTGATAATACACACGGATGGGGCGTGTTCTGGTAATCCTGGAGCGGGAGGATGGGCAGCTATCATATTATTTCAAGATTATAGAAAAGACATTTATGGTAGAGAAGAAAATACCACAAACAATAAAATGGAGTTAACAGCGGTGATCAATGGGCTGAAAGTATTGAAATTTTCTTGTAATATTAATTTATATACGGATAGTCTTTATGTTAAGTATGGCATAACAGAATGGATAAATAAGTGGAAAATGAATGGCTGGAAAACAAGTAATAAAAAATCAGTAAAAAATATGGAATTGTGGAAAGAGCTAGACAACGTTGCTTCACAACACGAAATTGATTGGAAGTGGGTTAAAGCACACAGTGGCGATAAGTATAATGAGGAGGCTGATAGTTTAGCAAGAAAAGCAATAATCGATGCTTAA
- the glmS gene encoding glutamine--fructose-6-phosphate transaminase (isomerizing) produces the protein MCGIFGVVSSGDSVIPTLLTGLQKLEYRGYDSSGIAIINNEGKIEVKKSEGKVERLCEVVDDSKMSHSTVGIAHTRWATHGVPGLKNAHPIRTNNVVVAHNGIIENYNLLKKGLEERGISFHTDTDTEIIPNMLTLYLDEGLSPVDSLFKCLNNLHGSFALVLLFAEYPDALFVAKRNLPLAIGYNCNTVFAASDSNALSAFVERISHLEDDDIAVIKSSGVSIYNNGTQVKRSIENSSPSDFLISKNGYPSFMLKEIFEQPRALNKTINQFYKQYKEVNKKLFSELNHITIVGCGSSYFAGLIAKYWLESIAQVRVYLEISSEFRYSNVKLEEGNIGLFISQSGETADTIEALRYAKSQKQTIISITNTFSSSIEKISDIVLHTLAGPEIGVASTKTFSAQLATLACFAVELGKIKGILGGERIKQLSSAINSIPKYIEHVLNVMKIQHISGSILEHNNVILIGRGSSYGVAMEGALKIKELSYINTIGIAAGEMKHGSIALIDSTVLVIAIIPYDSLFFKTLSNIQEIIARKGKVIAFSDKQGAPFLREVCIDVVQLPDADNFISPIIYSVAMQFLAYFTAAKKGLDVDCPRNLAKSVTVE, from the coding sequence GTGTGCGGAATATTTGGTGTAGTAAGTAGCGGTGATTCAGTAATACCAACTTTACTAACTGGGTTGCAAAAATTGGAATATAGGGGATATGATTCCTCAGGTATAGCAATCATAAATAACGAAGGTAAGATAGAAGTCAAAAAATCAGAAGGTAAAGTCGAAAGGTTATGTGAAGTTGTTGATGACAGCAAGATGTCTCACAGTACAGTTGGTATAGCACATACTCGCTGGGCTACACATGGAGTCCCAGGCCTTAAAAATGCTCATCCCATTCGTACAAATAATGTTGTTGTTGCTCATAATGGCATAATTGAGAATTACAATCTGCTAAAAAAGGGTCTAGAAGAAAGGGGAATATCGTTCCATACTGACACTGACACAGAGATCATACCAAATATGCTAACCTTATATCTTGATGAAGGATTGTCGCCAGTTGATTCTCTATTTAAGTGTTTAAACAACTTACATGGCTCATTTGCCTTGGTCTTATTATTTGCAGAATATCCAGACGCCTTATTTGTTGCGAAGAGAAATTTGCCTTTAGCAATAGGCTATAACTGTAACACAGTGTTTGCTGCATCTGACTCTAATGCTTTAAGTGCATTTGTGGAAAGAATATCGCATTTAGAAGATGATGACATTGCAGTGATAAAATCTAGTGGAGTTAGTATATACAACAATGGTACACAAGTTAAACGCAGTATAGAAAATAGTAGTCCAAGTGATTTTCTAATTAGCAAAAATGGTTACCCTAGCTTCATGTTAAAAGAGATTTTTGAGCAACCGCGTGCATTAAACAAAACAATAAATCAATTTTACAAGCAATATAAAGAGGTCAACAAAAAACTCTTCTCTGAACTGAATCACATTACTATAGTTGGATGCGGATCATCTTATTTTGCTGGGCTAATAGCGAAGTATTGGCTGGAAAGTATTGCTCAAGTTCGAGTATATCTAGAAATCTCATCAGAATTTAGGTATAGCAACGTCAAGCTGGAAGAAGGCAATATTGGGTTATTCATCTCCCAATCTGGTGAAACTGCAGATACCATAGAAGCGCTGCGTTATGCGAAATCACAGAAGCAAACAATCATTAGTATAACTAACACATTTAGCAGCAGCATCGAAAAGATCTCAGATATTGTGTTACATACTCTTGCTGGGCCAGAAATTGGTGTTGCTTCAACAAAAACCTTCTCTGCGCAACTTGCAACTTTAGCATGCTTTGCCGTGGAGCTTGGAAAAATAAAAGGTATACTGGGTGGAGAGAGAATAAAGCAGCTAAGCAGTGCTATCAACTCTATCCCCAAGTATATTGAGCATGTTTTAAATGTGATGAAAATACAACATATATCAGGTAGTATATTAGAGCACAATAACGTTATTTTAATTGGCAGAGGAAGTTCATACGGAGTTGCAATGGAAGGTGCATTGAAGATAAAAGAGCTTTCATACATCAATACAATTGGTATTGCAGCGGGAGAAATGAAGCACGGTTCTATTGCTTTAATAGACTCTACTGTGCTTGTTATAGCAATTATCCCTTATGATAGTTTATTCTTTAAAACGCTATCTAATATACAAGAGATTATTGCAAGAAAAGGCAAAGTAATTGCCTTCAGTGATAAGCAAGGAGCGCCATTCCTAAGGGAAGTTTGCATAGATGTGGTGCAACTTCCAGACGCTGATAATTTTATCTCTCCAATCATCTACAGTGTTGCTATGCAATTCCTTGCTTACTTTACTGCAGCAAAAAAAGGGTTAGACGTGGATTGTCCGAGAAATTTAGCTAAGTCTGTCACGGTTGAGTAG
- the tsf gene encoding translation elongation factor Ts, whose product MKMNPDDIRELRDRTGLGLSDCKKALEECDGDIKKAVNKLRTIGLAKADKKSDRVASDGLVAMCLTENYGALVELNCETDFVARNEKFIELVSNLASIAHQERCTSVDELKNAKYESIGTVQEAIMNGTSVLGEKLELSKLCYLEAKDGVIAGYVHGDVCGLGKIGALIALQSSGDKAKLQEIGKQIAMHVVAMKPEALSIDDLDQMKLKNERSIIEEQVRSLNKPEEVAKKIVNGRMAKYYEEVVLLEQKFIKDDKMKVSDFIKSSELSAVKLSNYKLLVLGGAN is encoded by the coding sequence ATGAAGATGAATCCAGATGATATAAGAGAATTACGTGATAGAACAGGGCTTGGCTTAAGTGACTGTAAAAAAGCATTAGAAGAATGTGATGGTGACATTAAGAAAGCCGTTAATAAGTTACGTACAATAGGGCTTGCTAAAGCTGACAAAAAATCTGATAGAGTAGCTTCAGATGGGCTCGTTGCTATGTGTTTGACTGAAAATTATGGTGCATTGGTTGAACTCAATTGCGAAACAGATTTTGTTGCAAGAAATGAGAAATTTATAGAGTTAGTTTCAAATTTAGCATCAATTGCTCATCAAGAACGCTGTACTAGCGTTGATGAGTTAAAAAATGCCAAGTATGAAAGCATTGGCACAGTGCAGGAAGCTATTATGAATGGTACATCAGTTCTTGGTGAGAAGCTAGAGTTAAGCAAGCTTTGTTACTTAGAAGCTAAGGATGGAGTTATTGCTGGCTACGTACATGGTGATGTGTGTGGCTTAGGTAAGATTGGTGCTTTAATTGCATTGCAATCATCTGGTGATAAGGCGAAGCTACAAGAGATTGGGAAACAAATAGCTATGCATGTAGTTGCTATGAAGCCTGAAGCTTTGTCTATAGATGATTTAGATCAAATGAAGTTGAAAAATGAACGTTCTATAATTGAAGAGCAAGTAAGGAGCTTAAATAAACCTGAAGAAGTAGCAAAAAAAATAGTAAATGGACGAATGGCTAAGTACTATGAAGAAGTTGTTTTGCTAGAACAAAAGTTCATAAAGGATGATAAAATGAAGGTTTCTGATTTTATAAAATCAAGCGAGTTGAGTGCTGTTAAACTCTCTAATTACAAGTTACTTGTTTTGGGTGGTGCAAACTAA
- the rpsB gene encoding 30S ribosomal protein S2 — MTNLPEVTVRDLAESGVHFGHKISRWNAKMAPYIYGVHQENRIHIIDLRKTLPLLQVAMKALYDVASQGGRILFVGTKFQAFDIIASEAIRCGQYYVNHRWLGGMLTNWGTVSSSIKTLMQYEKILNDEDSILTKKELGNIEKKKQKLDKVLGGIREMGAIPDILFIIDTNKEHIAVKEAKKLGISIVAILDTNSDPDGITYLIPGNDDSRKSIELYCKLATDSILAGIESSLARSGVKIDDIRGDEFIQEKEDGIVQTKRRRSKVYKEEEREVVTNEDESR; from the coding sequence ATGACAAATTTGCCTGAAGTCACTGTACGTGATTTAGCCGAATCTGGTGTACATTTTGGTCACAAAATTAGTCGCTGGAACGCAAAAATGGCTCCATACATATATGGAGTGCATCAAGAAAATCGTATACATATAATTGACTTGCGAAAAACATTACCATTGCTACAGGTGGCCATGAAGGCTTTATATGACGTTGCATCTCAAGGTGGTCGCATTCTATTTGTTGGTACAAAGTTTCAAGCTTTTGATATTATTGCAAGTGAAGCGATTCGTTGTGGTCAATATTATGTGAATCATCGATGGCTCGGTGGTATGCTTACTAATTGGGGCACTGTTTCTTCTTCGATAAAAACCTTGATGCAATATGAGAAAATATTAAATGATGAAGATAGCATTTTAACAAAGAAAGAATTGGGGAACATTGAAAAGAAAAAGCAAAAGCTTGATAAGGTGTTAGGCGGTATTAGAGAAATGGGAGCAATTCCTGATATATTATTCATCATTGATACTAATAAAGAGCATATAGCGGTTAAGGAAGCTAAGAAGTTAGGAATTTCAATAGTTGCAATACTTGATACTAATTCTGATCCAGATGGTATTACTTATCTAATACCTGGAAATGATGACTCAAGAAAATCAATAGAGCTCTATTGTAAATTAGCTACCGACTCTATATTAGCTGGAATAGAGTCTAGTCTAGCAAGATCTGGAGTTAAGATTGATGATATAAGGGGTGATGAGTTTATTCAAGAAAAAGAAGATGGTATTGTGCAAACTAAAAGGAGACGTAGTAAAGTTTACAAAGAAGAAGAAAGGGAGGTAGTAACAAATGAAGATGAATCCAGATGA
- a CDS encoding AsmA-like C-terminal domain-containing protein, with amino-acid sequence MLKKITILFSVALLFILCFFIFFKPLEININYIDFYVKHKISKIFVGSSVNMENTSVVWQKDGKDPYLVITDLAIANPNFTIKVPELFVHFKLSSLFKASTNLSQISADNVHVYIKREETNVNPQNSLDLLDNHYLSNNRLPSVSFQRVTLESRKKETSGQATWMTTGMTGKNFKMTESSAKNLLKTIREFFFDLNADSKIEFTNIAIDKSTEDEFFIDKLYIGKGEDFNVLDIHVNTKDGKGFLDDLSITIKNRNNLLNVYGTFYDLKLGLLSEFSTLVKSYNLDKNIGFKGSFSVKINKKDEIVDGNIYVLNTENYLDKNLALTNVNINLTYSDGIISVKNFHFKLNGMYLSLIGKMNFSTSHALLRINISKFAAKDLCTYVPDSVVNSKFKSWYCDNIDGDVLNTIVSFNGKIKNLVDDDLSDIVIVADIENGSVKFDEDFEQARELNGDLTFKNNNLKITANSAKFQNFTINGGDIEMKSLNKENSVLTINGQAVSDAYGLYEPIKFKLDDVVKVERDKVSGMAKSVFNFRIFNLNADDKKVDFSANFHSEIDNLAVYNASLGKYDIKLSFGSDFIDLNGSGMVNNTQLLFDLKSSNRNESFAWNLTGDLPAQILNFDKNIGGYVNTNIESVINQDKTGHVNGNMDLSELESRSSYFGWKNRFEDHNKVLFSVKLKGADELLVDKLDIVGSDLDVKFSGRVGNGNLYLNSSSFKLPDNDFSIEIESGKEKNAITIYGEKINLSDILGLLGKNSNGLNKDIEISMNVDNVIMKEGIVIKDAKLNVTCTKGDCGGSQFTGQFLEDSSNILAEYSGIGLEIYADNAGILSRSLGISKSVKNGKFSLYLSPQRENEEHYGMLSISNFYIKDAPLLTTLLSMSSLPGIVNAIKDEGVYFYKCNVPFSYKDGSVEIEESWLEGAELGISTSGKLDIRNYKFQVEGQVIPAYSINKSLLKIPIIGKLLTGGKSRGIISIDYKASGDDKNNNVSVDLISSLTPNLLKRLLGVFDRIMTKKLTKVA; translated from the coding sequence ATGCTTAAAAAAATTACTATATTATTTTCCGTAGCTTTATTATTCATATTGTGCTTCTTTATTTTTTTTAAGCCTTTAGAAATCAATATTAATTATATTGATTTTTATGTTAAACATAAAATATCAAAAATATTTGTTGGCTCAAGCGTTAATATGGAGAATACCTCAGTTGTTTGGCAGAAAGATGGCAAAGATCCGTATTTAGTCATTACGGATTTGGCAATAGCAAACCCTAATTTTACTATAAAAGTTCCTGAGCTTTTTGTACATTTTAAGTTAAGTTCCTTATTTAAAGCTAGCACAAATCTCTCTCAGATTTCAGCTGATAATGTGCATGTATATATCAAGAGAGAAGAAACTAATGTTAATCCGCAAAACTCATTAGACCTTTTGGATAATCATTATTTAAGTAATAACCGCCTTCCTTCGGTGTCATTCCAGCGCGTGACGCTGGAATCTAGAAAAAAAGAAACAAGTGGTCAAGCTACTTGGATGACAACTGGGATGACAGGGAAGAATTTCAAGATGACAGAAAGTAGTGCAAAAAATCTATTAAAAACAATAAGGGAATTTTTTTTTGACTTAAATGCGGATTCAAAAATTGAATTTACTAACATTGCTATTGATAAAAGCACAGAAGATGAATTTTTTATTGATAAATTATATATAGGGAAGGGGGAAGATTTTAATGTTTTAGATATTCATGTGAATACAAAAGATGGAAAGGGATTTTTGGATGATTTATCAATTACGATAAAAAATCGCAACAATTTGCTAAATGTGTACGGGACATTTTATGACCTAAAATTGGGACTATTGAGCGAGTTTTCTACATTAGTTAAAAGCTACAATTTGGACAAAAATATAGGATTCAAAGGAAGCTTCTCAGTGAAAATTAATAAAAAGGATGAAATCGTAGATGGAAATATATACGTATTGAATACAGAAAATTATTTGGACAAAAATTTGGCCTTAACTAATGTAAATATAAATTTAACATATAGTGATGGAATTATTAGTGTAAAAAACTTCCATTTTAAGTTAAATGGTATGTATCTTTCTTTAATAGGCAAAATGAACTTTAGTACAAGCCATGCTTTGCTTAGAATTAATATTAGTAAGTTTGCTGCAAAGGATTTATGTACTTATGTACCAGATAGTGTAGTAAATAGTAAATTTAAAAGCTGGTATTGTGATAATATTGATGGGGATGTTTTAAATACCATTGTAAGTTTCAATGGCAAAATTAAAAATTTGGTTGATGACGATCTGTCAGACATTGTAATTGTTGCTGATATAGAAAACGGTAGCGTAAAATTTGATGAAGATTTTGAGCAAGCAAGGGAATTAAACGGTGACTTAACCTTCAAGAATAACAATCTCAAAATTACTGCAAATAGCGCTAAGTTTCAGAATTTCACTATTAATGGCGGTGATATTGAAATGAAATCTCTCAATAAGGAAAATTCAGTTCTAACCATTAATGGCCAAGCTGTAAGTGATGCTTATGGTTTATATGAGCCTATAAAATTTAAGCTGGATGATGTGGTGAAGGTTGAAAGGGATAAAGTAAGTGGAATGGCAAAATCTGTATTTAATTTTCGCATTTTTAATCTAAATGCTGATGACAAAAAAGTAGACTTCTCAGCAAATTTTCATTCTGAAATTGACAATTTGGCCGTCTATAATGCAAGTCTTGGTAAATATGACATTAAGCTTAGTTTTGGCAGTGACTTTATAGATTTAAATGGTAGTGGTATGGTGAATAACACACAGCTATTATTTGACCTGAAAAGTAGCAATAGGAATGAAAGTTTTGCCTGGAATTTGACCGGAGATTTACCCGCTCAAATACTTAATTTTGATAAAAATATAGGTGGCTATGTCAATACAAATATAGAATCGGTGATAAATCAAGATAAGACGGGGCATGTTAATGGTAATATGGATTTATCAGAGCTTGAATCACGTTCAAGTTATTTTGGGTGGAAAAATCGTTTTGAAGATCACAATAAAGTTTTGTTCTCTGTAAAGTTAAAAGGTGCCGATGAATTGTTAGTAGATAAATTAGACATTGTAGGAAGTGATTTAGATGTAAAATTCAGCGGAAGAGTAGGAAATGGAAATTTATATTTAAATTCTAGTAGCTTTAAATTGCCTGATAATGATTTTAGTATAGAAATTGAATCAGGTAAGGAAAAAAATGCCATAACTATTTATGGTGAGAAAATTAATTTGAGTGATATTTTAGGCTTGCTTGGCAAAAACAGTAATGGATTAAACAAAGATATAGAAATTAGTATGAATGTTGACAATGTAATTATGAAAGAAGGCATTGTTATAAAAGATGCTAAGCTGAATGTAACCTGCACTAAAGGAGATTGCGGTGGAAGTCAATTTACAGGACAGTTTCTAGAAGATAGCAGCAACATACTAGCGGAATACAGTGGAATAGGGCTCGAAATATATGCAGATAATGCAGGTATACTTTCGCGTTCCTTAGGCATTAGTAAATCAGTCAAAAATGGTAAGTTTTCTCTTTATCTATCTCCTCAGAGAGAAAATGAAGAACATTATGGCATGTTATCTATTAGTAATTTTTATATCAAAGATGCTCCACTACTCACTACTTTATTATCGATGTCTTCGCTTCCTGGTATTGTGAATGCTATAAAGGATGAAGGTGTATACTTTTATAAATGTAATGTACCTTTCTCATACAAAGATGGCTCTGTCGAAATTGAAGAATCTTGGCTTGAAGGGGCGGAATTAGGCATTAGCACTAGCGGTAAGCTCGACATTAGAAATTATAAATTCCAAGTTGAAGGACAGGTAATACCAGCATATTCAATTAATAAATCTTTGTTAAAAATTCCTATAATTGGGAAACTTCTTACTGGCGGGAAAAGTAGGGGAATCATTTCAATAGACTATAAAGCGAGTGGTGATGACAAAAACAATAACGTATCTGTTGATCTTATCTCTTCGCTAACTCCAAACCTATTAAAGAGGTTATTGGGAGTGTTTGACCGCATTATGACAAAAAAACTGACGAAAGTGGCTTAA
- a CDS encoding IS5 family transposase → MPQKMKISNQNEYNKFLEKRGNIFRYIDEAIENWYENSPKMQGGNYIYSDKVVILVHIIVNLFRIGLRQTVGFIKGYLQQIGKNLAVISYSQASRRFKKLNIKINDCRVDKSNMENIEIIIDSTSISIYSNTPGHSKENSADRKYRSYEQVRKLHVMLSVNSKKAIAARYSNGVYSDHYGACDLLEEVNFQHKIKALYADRAYDRHKLYKLCKKYDIKTKVLPKKDAAEHSKIDYMSDRNAAIRLIKLYGQDGVKEWKKEAIYGKRSYIEGFFSRLKQVFGFSFRNKSEVNREKELLIKCYLLNKFTDIGMAKFEIIT, encoded by the coding sequence ATGCCACAGAAAATGAAAATCAGCAACCAAAACGAATATAACAAATTCCTTGAAAAAAGGGGAAATATTTTTCGTTACATCGATGAAGCTATCGAAAATTGGTATGAAAATAGTCCAAAAATGCAGGGCGGCAACTATATTTACAGTGATAAAGTCGTAATTTTGGTGCATATAATTGTCAATCTTTTTAGAATTGGTTTAAGACAAACGGTGGGGTTTATAAAAGGATATCTGCAACAAATAGGAAAAAATTTGGCAGTTATCAGCTATTCACAAGCATCAAGAAGGTTTAAAAAACTTAATATTAAGATAAATGATTGCAGGGTTGATAAAAGCAACATGGAAAATATTGAAATTATCATAGATAGCACAAGTATCAGCATTTACAGTAACACTCCTGGCCACAGTAAGGAAAACAGTGCAGATAGAAAGTACCGAAGCTACGAGCAAGTAAGAAAGTTACATGTTATGTTAAGTGTGAATAGTAAAAAAGCTATAGCTGCAAGATACAGTAATGGCGTCTACTCTGACCACTATGGAGCTTGCGATTTGCTTGAAGAAGTTAATTTTCAGCACAAAATAAAAGCATTATATGCAGATAGGGCATACGATAGGCACAAACTTTATAAATTGTGTAAGAAATACGATATAAAGACAAAAGTTCTACCAAAAAAGGATGCAGCAGAACATTCAAAAATAGATTATATGTCTGACAGAAATGCTGCTATTAGGTTAATAAAATTATATGGACAAGATGGTGTAAAAGAGTGGAAAAAGGAAGCAATTTATGGAAAGAGATCTTACATAGAAGGATTTTTCTCAAGGTTGAAGCAAGTATTTGGATTTAGCTTTAGGAATAAATCTGAAGTAAATCGTGAAAAAGAATTACTAATTAAGTGCTATTTGCTCAACAAATTCACTGATATTGGTATGGCTAAATTTGAAATCATTACATAA